The genomic region TTGCTAGTTGGGGTACGCGATATGAATTCATTCTCAGCCTCCGAGCCTTAACATTGTTAAACCATTTCTGCACTACAATCTTATATATTATAGCATATGTTGATCGGGCACGCACTGAATCCTGCTATTCTATTACCCTTGACTTGTCATTTCGAATTGCTTCTTCCAGAGTTCGGTCTCCATCAAATGAAACCAGTCCTTCAATTCATCCGAAAAGGCCGCACTTTTCCAGTTCCGTAATGTTTCAATCGCATACAGGGGCCATTCTCCACGCCGAATATCAGCAGCAAGCAACAGATGTCGTTTATGCATCCATTCATCTTCTGCCATCACACGTAGCAGCACCTGATCCACGTTGTCCAGACTCCGAAAGCCCAAATCCGCCACAGCTGCCATATTCTCATAGATTTCGGTGTAACTCGTAGCCGTGCCTTTAACCTTGAGATCCAGTCTCAAAATAGACTGTTTCCATTCCACTCTTGCAATGGGTGTAGATAGTTGCAGGGAGCTTAGCACGTCAACCAGGTTGTCATCCGTTAGCTGGACTGGATGATGTGTTGCAGAGACAGGTTGTACGTTTTCCCCGCCCAATGTACGCATATGTAAGGTTTGTATCGCAACAAGCAGAAAGACCGCCGCAACCGTTGCCAGGATTGAAGCAGTAACAATCATCCGCGGTTTCATATACGCCTCCCTGCCTTTACCTGTTAGTGTAGTCTGTCCGGTAAAGGCTCATACCTCATTGTACAATGAAAAAAAGCAGGCTATGCCTGCAATCTTCATTTGAGCGTATTCAACCTGTCCATTACTCCGATTCAATCTGACCATGCTTGGTAATCAGCGTGGCTTTGCCCCGGATTTTAATAGCTGAAGTATGGGTGGTAAATTGAGCAAACATCACTTCACCCTTGTCCAATTTCTCGGTGTGGTGAAAACGTGTATCCTGACCTCGGGTTAATCCGATCACCTGGACACCATTTTCCTCTGCCTTAATTACAATATAATCATTGCCGGTTGGATGATCCATCACGCATGTCCCCTTCTTTCGTTCGATAGCGTTAATGATGATTAAGATTGTTTCATTTGTCAACCAGCGCCTTATACGAATGAACCGCAAGAATCGGCTATCGTCGGGTCATACTACAGTTGTACAGCCACAGAAAGGAGAATCTGCATGAGATACACCCCTGCTGCACTTACAGACGAGCATATTCATCAGTTAAAAGAAATTGAACAGCATCTGTCTGCAGCTGCTGGCGAAGAACTGATTCTCGTTGCTTATGCCGGACAACCGGATGATCCTGAACACTCGGATAACCAGAAGAATCATCGTTAAAGGGCAAAAGAAAAGGCCGTGAACAAGTCACGGTCTTTTTGTCGACATATGGAATATGTAGAAATCTTATTTAATTCCGTCTTTGAGCGCTTTACCTGGTTTGAATGCAGGAATTTTGCTCGCAGGAATTTCGATTTCTTCACCTGTTTGCGGGTTGCGTCCTTTACGTGCAGAGCGCTCGCGAACTTCGAAGTTCCCAAAACCAACCAATTGTACTTTGTCTCCGCTTTGAAGAGCCTCAGAGATTGCTTCGAATACGGCATCAACCGCTTTCGTTACATCTTTCTTGGACAATTCAGTCGCTTCGGATACGTGTGTAATCAAGTCTGATTTGTTCATTTGTTTTTC from Paenibacillus sp. FSL R5-0341 harbors:
- a CDS encoding HU family DNA-binding protein, whose product is MNKSDLITHVSEATELSKKDVTKAVDAVFEAISEALQSGDKVQLVGFGNFEVRERSARKGRNPQTGEEIEIPASKIPAFKPGKALKDGIK
- the mtrB gene encoding trp RNA-binding attenuation protein MtrB, with the protein product MDHPTGNDYIVIKAEENGVQVIGLTRGQDTRFHHTEKLDKGEVMFAQFTTHTSAIKIRGKATLITKHGQIESE